From a single Arachis hypogaea cultivar Tifrunner chromosome 3, arahy.Tifrunner.gnm2.J5K5, whole genome shotgun sequence genomic region:
- the LOC112790174 gene encoding probable pectinesterase 53 → MSNFHSIFHVTLLFLLVLQNPRATECHTKGIRPGRSSVGSVIPINRTRAQLSEEQFMRWVKFVGGLKHSVFGIAMNKLFPSHTLHVSKKHGKGGFSSIQSAVDSLPFINLVRVVIKVHAGVYTEKVNIPPLKSFITIEGEGADKTIVEWGDTADKAAPGTKGQLLGTFGSATFAVNSAYFIAKNITFKNTAPVPRNGAVGKQAVALRISGDTAMFLGCKFLGAQDTLYDHLGRHYYKDCYIEGSVDFIFGNALSLFEGCHVHAIAQNVGAVTAQGRSSILEDTGFSFVHCKVTGSGALYLGRAWGPFSRVVFAYTYMDNIIIPKGWYNWGDPNREMTVFYGQYKCTGPGASFAGRVAWSRELTDQEAKPFISLAYIDGSEWIKSLF, encoded by the exons ATGTCaaattttcattctattttccatGTGACATTACTCTTTCTTCTTGTTCTGCAAAATCCAAGAGCAACAGAATGCCACACCAAGGGAATTCGACCGGGGCgttcttctgtggggagtgtgATTCCCATAAACAGAACACGAGCCCAATTATCAGAAGAGCAGTTCATGAGATGGGTCAAGTTCGTCGGTGGCCTCAAACACTCTGTCTTCGGCATTGCCATGAACAAGCTCTTCCCTTCTCACACACTTCACGTTTCCAAGAAACACGGCAAAGGAGGCTTCTCTTCTATTCAATCAGCTGTTGATTCTCTTCCATTCATCAACCTTGTTAGAGTTGTAATTAAGGTCCATGCAGGGGTTTACAC AGAGAAAGTTAACATTCCACCATTGAAATCGTTCATAACGATAGAAGGAGAAGGCGCAGATAAGACGATAGTTGAATGGGGTGATACTGCTGATAAGGCAGCACCTGGGACTAAAGGGCAATTACTAGGAACCTTTGGCTCTGCCACATTCGCGGTGAATTCAGCATACTTCATAGCGAAGAACATCACATTCAAGAACACGGCACCCGTTCCGAGGAACGGAGCAGTGGGGAAGCAGGCAGTGGCGCTGAGAATTTCAGGAGACACAGCCATGTTTCTTGGATGCAAATTCTTGGGAGCACAGGACACACTGTATGATCACCTTGGGAGGCATTACTACAAGGATTGTTACATTGAAGGGTCCGTTGATTTCATATTCGGCAACGCGCTGTCTTTGTTTGAG GGGTGTCACGTGCATGCAATAGCACAGAATGTAGGGGCAGTAACAGCGCAAGGGAGGAGCAGCATATTGGAGGACACGGGGTTCTCATTTGTGCACTGCAAGGTCACGGGGTCAGGGGCTCTGTACCTTGGAAGGGCATGGGGTCCCTTCTCTCGTGTTGTCTTTGCTTACACCTACATGGACAATATCATCATTCCCAAAGGCTGGTATAACTGGGGTGACCCCAACCGTGAAAT GACTGTATTCTATGGGCAATACAAGTGCACAGGACCTGGAGCAAGCTTTGCTGGGAGAGTAGCATGGTCAAGGGAACTCACTGATCAGGAAGCTAAACCATTTATTTCACTTGCCTACATTGATGGCTCTGAATGGATCAAATCCCTTTTTTGA
- the LOC112790175 gene encoding protein IQ-domain 26, which produces MGRATRWFKSLFGIKRDKERSHNSNSTTKLWDSSHSRSDSGVLCHNPATIPPNISPAEAAWLESFYSKTEREQNKHAIAVAAATAAAADAAVAAAQAAVAVVRLTSHGRDSMFGGLEKFAAVKIQTVFRGFLARKALRALKGLVKIQAIVRGYLVRKQAAETLHGMQALVRAQAAILSHKYGRGLRHIRNDAYWLPTQARRSLERFDETRIEYRGPSESRRLSSSFDATMNSSYDGSPKIVEVDTGKPKSRSRRTNISMSDFGDDPLFSSPLPVPCRDWGLVGEEGRSWTAQSTPRLNSCSCGVFMDSSLLKGQQGPNYMANTESFKAKKRSQSAPRQRGEASPSPRNSLSGVGMSKIHLKNAVMAKLEMSAEFCNPHKMRHR; this is translated from the exons ATGGGGAGAGCCACAAGGTGGTTTAAGAGCTTGTTTGGGATCAAGAGAGACAAAGAGCGCAGCCATAATTCAAATTCTACCACCAAGTTGTGGGATTCTTCTCATTCGCGCTCAGATTCCGGAGTTTTGTGTCACAATCCGGCAACCATTCCACCCAACATTTCTCCTGCAGAGGCTGCTTGGCTGGAGTCCTTCTACTCCAAAACAGAGAGGGAGCAGAACAAGCATGCCATCGCAGttgctgccgccacagccgcagCAGCCGATGCAGCAGTGGCTGCCGCTCAGGCCGCGGTGGCAGTTGTGAGGCTAACTAGCCACGGAAGAGACAGCATGTTTGGTGGGCTTGAGAAGTTTGCAGCTGTGAAGATCCAAACCGTTTTTAGGGGATTCTTG GCAAGGAAGGCACTAAGGGCCTTAAAGGGTTTGGTGAAGATACAAGCCATTGTGAGAGGGTACTTGGTGAGGAAGCAAGCAGCAGAAACGCTGCATGGTATGCAGGCTCTTGTTAGAGCTCAGGCTGCAATTCTCTCTCACAAATATGGCCGCGGACTCAGACACATAAGGAATGATGCTTATTGGTTGCCTACACAAGCAAGAAGATCCTTG GAAAGGTTTGATGAGACAAGGATAGAGTATAGAGGTCCAAGCGAGAGCAGAAGGCTATCATCATCATTTGATGCAACAATGAATAGCAGCTATGATGGCAGCCCAAAAATAGTGGAAGTGGACACTGGCAAGCCTAAGTCAAGGTCTCGAAGGACCAACATATCAATGTCTGATTTTGGGGATGACCCTTTGTTTTCATCTCCCTTGCCAGTCCCGTGCCGCGATTGGGGACTAGTGGGGGAAGAGGGGAGGTCGTGGACGGCGCAGAGCACGCCGCGCTTGAACAGTTGTAGTTGTGGTGTTTTCATGGATAGTAGCTTGTTGAAGGGGCAACAAGGTCCGAATTATATGGCTAATACAGAGTCATTTAAGGCGAAAAAGAGGTCTCAGAGCGCTCCAAGACAAAGGGGAGAGGCAAGTCCAAGTCCAAGGAACAGTTTGAGTGGGGTTGGGATGTCCAAGATTCATTTAAAGAATGCTGTCATGGCTAAGCTTGAAATGTCCGCAGAGTTTTGTAACCCACACAAGATGAGACACAGATAG
- the LOC112775963 gene encoding uncharacterized protein: MMFMNKESDPILCQTFPTFVDGAALIWFSNLPEGSISNFDVLADQFVNHFTASKIYVHNSDYLSTIKQGLHESPKDYMTRFAEATNEIPNLNPEVYLHALKSSLCLGKFQETIVIVKPKILAEFREKAITQIKIEELRALRKAEKPTSNREDEKRNKHPSSRTDQRSFRLTPKFNSYTPLNTNREDIIKDILHSKLIKPPNRASTYQDQRYVDKSKYCTFHQNTDTQQMTAL, from the coding sequence ATGATGTTCATGAACAAAGAATCCGACCCAATCCTATGCCAAACATTCCCCACCTTCGTAGATGGAGCCGCCCTGATCTGGTTCTCCAACCTCCCTGAAGGCTCCATTTCCAACTTCGATGTGCTGGCCGACCAGTTCGTCAACCATTTCACAGCATCCAAGATATACGTGCACAACTCCGACTACCTGAGCACTATAAAGCAGGGGCTGCATGAAAGCCCGAAGGACTACATGACCAGATTCGCTGAAGCAACCAATGAGATACCTAACTTAAACCCAGAAGTCTACCTTCATGCCTTAAAAAGCAGCCTCTGTCTTGGGAAATTCCAAGAGACCATAGTCATCGTAAAACCAAAAATCCTAGCTGAATTCCGAGAAAAGGCAATAACCCAAATCAAGATTGAAGAGCTGCGAGCACTGCGAAAAGCAGAAAAGCCCACCTCAAACAGAGAGGACGAGAAGCGAAACAAGCATCCAAGCAGCAGGACAGACCAAAGGTCATTCAGACTTACACCTAAATTTAACAGCTACACTCCCCTCAACACCAATAGAGAGGACATCATCAAAGACATCCTGCATTCAAAGCTCATCAAGCCTCCAAACAGGGCTAGCACATACCAAGACCAGCGATACGTAGACAAATCCAAATACTGCACTTTCCATCAGAATACGGACACACAACAGATGACTGCGTTATAG